The Sphingorhabdus sp. Alg231-15 genome has a segment encoding these proteins:
- a CDS encoding formylglycine-generating enzyme family protein: protein MRCWIAVVTFLIVGCGAAEDDQSTEAVEVSQCQGLITNKMIWVPGGSFTMGENPRYREEGPPREIRVDGFWMDSHEVTNAEFAAFAKETGYKTLAERDPPKLKGAPPEMLVPGSAVFNVPSDDDPRWWRWETGAQWRNPSGSDKNITGKDQVPVVQIAYDDAQAYANWAGKKLPSEEQWEYAARGGEAARAEPKDANGAPQANYYQGVFPARDLGEDGFTTRAPVGCFKPNGYGLYDMLGNVWEWTSGDGVRADASEGVKVIKGGSFLCAANYCARYRPSARQFQERGLGTNHIGFRLVDNEKPAPQS, encoded by the coding sequence ATGCGTTGCTGGATAGCGGTGGTAACGTTTCTGATTGTCGGTTGCGGTGCCGCGGAAGATGATCAGTCCACGGAAGCGGTCGAAGTCAGCCAATGTCAGGGCCTGATCACTAACAAGATGATCTGGGTTCCTGGCGGCAGTTTTACCATGGGAGAAAATCCGCGTTACCGTGAAGAAGGCCCGCCGCGCGAAATCCGTGTGGATGGCTTCTGGATGGATAGTCACGAAGTCACCAATGCCGAATTCGCGGCCTTTGCGAAGGAAACGGGCTACAAGACGCTAGCTGAACGCGATCCCCCGAAGTTAAAAGGCGCGCCACCGGAAATGCTGGTGCCGGGTTCCGCTGTATTCAATGTGCCAAGCGATGATGATCCGCGCTGGTGGCGCTGGGAAACCGGGGCGCAGTGGCGCAATCCTTCGGGATCAGATAAGAATATCACCGGCAAAGACCAGGTGCCAGTAGTACAGATCGCCTATGACGATGCACAAGCCTATGCCAATTGGGCGGGCAAGAAGCTGCCCAGCGAAGAGCAATGGGAATATGCTGCGCGCGGCGGCGAAGCTGCACGCGCAGAACCCAAAGATGCTAATGGAGCACCGCAGGCGAACTATTATCAGGGTGTTTTTCCGGCCAGGGATCTGGGTGAAGATGGGTTCACAACGCGCGCGCCAGTGGGATGCTTCAAGCCCAATGGCTACGGGCTCTACGATATGCTGGGTAATGTCTGGGAATGGACCAGTGGAGACGGCGTGCGCGCCGATGCCAGTGAAGGTGTGAAAGTAATCAAAGGCGGATCCTTCCTTTGCGCCGCCAATTATTGCGCCCGCTATCGCCCCTCTGCACGGCAGTTTCAGGAGCGAGGGCTAGGCACCAATCATATCGGATTCCGGTTGGTGGACAATGAAAAGCCGGCGCCACAAAGCTGA
- a CDS encoding TetR/AcrR family transcriptional regulator — translation MAKQTTSKKMQTEHEKPHPDGRRQRSQASRAKIVKAFMELIESGDPSPSAARVAKRAGVGLRSVFRHFDDMDSLYAEIDGILNAKWGSFLTAPYKSGDWQEQLIELIARRAKVNEATYTHRIMTSIARFRSELLMSNYKRLLKFEKDSLNRILPKFVQKDKQRSHAILLATSFDSWRLFRQDEGLSNKRVIATMSQMVSDLAAQIDD, via the coding sequence ATGGCAAAGCAAACCACATCGAAGAAGATGCAAACAGAGCATGAAAAACCCCATCCCGATGGCCGCCGTCAACGCAGCCAGGCGAGCCGCGCAAAAATCGTCAAAGCTTTCATGGAATTGATTGAGTCTGGCGATCCATCGCCCAGTGCTGCGAGGGTTGCAAAACGTGCGGGTGTTGGATTGCGGTCGGTCTTTCGCCATTTTGACGACATGGACTCACTATATGCAGAGATTGATGGCATTTTGAACGCAAAATGGGGGTCTTTTCTGACCGCGCCTTATAAGTCGGGCGATTGGCAGGAACAATTGATCGAATTGATCGCGCGCCGCGCGAAAGTGAACGAGGCCACTTATACCCACCGGATCATGACCTCAATAGCCCGGTTTCGCTCGGAATTATTAATGTCAAATTACAAGCGATTGCTGAAATTTGAGAAGGATTCTTTAAACAGGATTCTGCCCAAATTTGTTCAGAAAGACAAGCAACGCAGTCACGCGATATTGCTCGCGACTAGCTTTGATAGCTGGCGGCTTTTTCGTCAGGATGAAGGGCTCAGCAACAAGCGGGTTATTGCCACCATGTCGCAAATGGTCAGTGATCTTGCTGCGCAGATTGACGATTGA
- a CDS encoding TonB-dependent receptor domain-containing protein, with the protein MKFTKQLVLAALCSTAMSTPAFAQDGAAEETDDSVIIVTAQRRAQDVQDIPLAVTAVSPVQLERQGVVNVTQISQVSASFSTSNAQNTAGTNVLRIRGVGTTSNNIGFESAVGIFIDGAYQSRPGVALSEFVDVERVEVLRGPQGTLFGRNTSAGALNITTKRPDLNEFGGFVNASYGNYDLISVQGAVNAPLIQDTLALRVTGAYRQRDGFVRVVDATGTVGRSNEIDQFLVRGQLGYESDSGFTVRLIGDYSEINGNCCAPVELLRSPLETGGVFAASGLGATGGNFQPNGSTSPFDTTAAETALDDRIASQSFVPTNAIDQWGITGEIDFPISDSADIIYIGSYREFNASNTSDSDFTALDLFNVGTAVGPVPNGTSIDTMTHELRIQGEAFDGALDWLVGAYYSDEDIDQVATSTLGTQWDQFVGALLQGSAGPAPIALFSGGLNPAGTSSTNRFTQSSQSWSIFTHNTLEVAEGLKLTLGLRYSDETKDGGFEQLASNPGACGGIVNNVAGGPLAPGQPRIPGALVPTLLITGCFPFVAPADLAASAVLPLPRTFNGTFKDNELIYTGKVSYEFASPINVYASFTHGYKSGGFNLDTTAAIGGADPRFASEEVDAYEIGFKGKFLDNAVTLNVAAFIEEFSNFQVLEFTGAQFQTFNVPKAESVGVEIETVIRPSDHFTINGGLTIVDAKYPGDCATAANPLRVQNLCNAPLTNAPKYVGIMGATYKNTIGDSLNFFLNGQIRMESDRRTSTQPSTPPTTAAALGNTPLLPFDVQDGNIKVNLRAGIGDAEDAWGLEFWVTNLTNEVTRGVTFSTTLRSGSRSAFPQEPRMFGVTARGKF; encoded by the coding sequence ATATTCCGCTCGCCGTGACTGCGGTTAGCCCGGTTCAACTGGAACGGCAGGGCGTTGTTAACGTCACACAGATTTCGCAGGTTTCGGCCAGCTTCTCGACCTCAAACGCGCAAAACACAGCGGGCACGAACGTGCTTCGTATCCGCGGTGTTGGTACCACTTCGAATAACATTGGTTTTGAATCTGCTGTGGGCATCTTTATCGACGGCGCATATCAATCACGCCCGGGCGTTGCGCTTTCAGAGTTTGTGGACGTAGAGCGCGTTGAAGTCTTGCGCGGGCCGCAAGGGACTTTATTTGGGCGCAATACATCGGCCGGCGCATTGAATATCACCACCAAACGCCCCGATCTCAATGAGTTTGGCGGCTTTGTAAATGCAAGCTACGGCAATTATGATCTGATCAGTGTTCAAGGTGCTGTGAATGCACCGCTGATTCAAGACACCTTGGCCCTTCGGGTAACCGGCGCTTATCGTCAGCGCGATGGTTTTGTTCGTGTTGTAGACGCAACTGGTACAGTTGGGCGATCTAACGAAATTGATCAGTTTTTGGTTCGCGGCCAGCTTGGCTATGAAAGCGACAGCGGTTTCACAGTTCGCTTGATCGGTGATTATTCCGAGATTAATGGCAATTGCTGTGCTCCAGTTGAATTGCTGAGATCTCCTCTGGAGACAGGCGGTGTATTCGCTGCTTCGGGTCTCGGCGCAACCGGTGGTAATTTCCAACCAAATGGATCCACAAGCCCGTTTGACACTACGGCAGCTGAGACCGCGTTAGATGACCGCATTGCTTCTCAAAGCTTTGTGCCAACCAACGCGATTGACCAGTGGGGTATCACTGGCGAGATCGATTTCCCGATCAGTGACAGTGCCGACATCATCTATATTGGTTCCTATCGCGAGTTTAATGCGAGCAACACTTCTGACTCCGATTTTACGGCTCTTGATTTGTTCAATGTTGGTACGGCGGTAGGCCCTGTACCTAATGGTACCAGTATCGATACAATGACTCACGAGTTACGTATTCAGGGCGAAGCTTTTGACGGTGCTCTCGACTGGCTCGTCGGTGCCTATTATTCTGATGAGGATATCGATCAGGTGGCAACCAGCACCCTCGGTACGCAATGGGATCAGTTTGTTGGTGCTTTGTTGCAAGGTTCGGCGGGCCCGGCGCCAATAGCGTTATTTTCCGGTGGCCTGAATCCTGCGGGCACAAGTTCAACCAATCGCTTTACCCAAAGCAGCCAGAGCTGGTCGATCTTTACGCATAATACACTTGAAGTTGCCGAAGGCTTGAAACTAACGCTTGGTCTTCGCTATTCTGACGAAACCAAAGATGGCGGTTTTGAACAACTGGCTTCTAATCCAGGCGCATGTGGCGGCATTGTCAACAATGTTGCTGGCGGGCCGCTGGCGCCGGGGCAGCCGAGAATTCCGGGTGCATTGGTGCCGACCCTTTTGATCACAGGTTGTTTCCCGTTTGTCGCGCCAGCTGATCTGGCGGCATCGGCGGTGTTGCCGTTGCCACGGACTTTCAACGGTACATTTAAGGACAACGAGCTAATATATACCGGCAAGGTATCTTATGAATTTGCGTCGCCGATCAATGTCTATGCCAGCTTTACCCATGGTTATAAATCAGGCGGTTTCAACCTCGATACCACTGCTGCCATTGGCGGGGCAGACCCGCGCTTTGCCTCAGAGGAAGTTGATGCTTATGAAATTGGTTTCAAAGGCAAGTTTCTTGACAATGCGGTTACTCTCAACGTTGCAGCGTTTATCGAAGAATTCTCGAACTTCCAGGTGCTTGAATTTACCGGTGCCCAATTCCAGACCTTCAACGTACCGAAAGCAGAATCTGTTGGTGTTGAAATTGAAACAGTTATTCGGCCCAGCGATCATTTCACCATCAATGGCGGCCTGACGATTGTCGATGCGAAATATCCGGGTGACTGTGCAACAGCCGCTAATCCTTTGCGGGTGCAAAACCTTTGTAATGCTCCGCTCACCAATGCTCCAAAATATGTCGGTATCATGGGTGCTACGTACAAGAACACCATTGGCGATAGCCTGAACTTCTTCCTGAACGGTCAAATCCGGATGGAAAGCGATCGCCGGACGTCAACCCAGCCATCGACACCGCCAACAACTGCGGCAGCGCTCGGCAACACACCATTGCTGCCGTTTGATGTTCAGGATGGCAATATCAAGGTCAATCTGCGTGCCGGTATTGGTGACGCTGAAGATGCATGGGGCTTGGAATTCTGGGTCACCAACTTGACCAATGAAGTTACCCGCGGTGTTACCTTTAGTACCACATTGCGTTCCGGCTCTCGTTCGGCTTTCCCACAGGAACCAAGGATGTTTGGTGTAACCGCCCGCGGCAAATTCTAA
- a CDS encoding sulfatase-like hydrolase/transferase, whose amino-acid sequence MKRWQKITGSIVLVLAMVAGLAYIFRTDLILWGVKNRDQPEINTQTPSINWQQGPNIAAVAADQRPPNVVLILADDLGINDISLYGGGVAGGLVPTPNIDRIAKEGVNFTQGYAGNATCSPSRGMLMTGRYPTHTGFEFTPTPASMGRVVNSVSGDIRPDMPSGSLDADAAAQRPSYEEQGLPSEEITVAEMLKNKGYHSIHIGKWHMGSSEKLDARSQGFDESLLMNEGLYLPEDSPDVVNAKVEFDPIDRFLWASQRFAGSFNRSELFQPGGYLTDWWTQESLEAIEANRNRPFFLYMGHWAPHTPLQATRADYEAVGDIKPHRLRVYAAMIRALDRSVGQVLDKLEAEGLADNTIVIFTSDNGGAGYIGLPEVNAPYRGWKLSLFEGGVRVPMMIRWPAGLPSGREISKPVTHIDLFTTIAAATGVSLPDREIDGVNLLPIARGTGPIDRPDNAIFWQSGKYQAVRAGDWKFQTDQRQGKKWLFNLADDPTEQKNLIKQEPAVAKRLQGLLVKHLKDRKLLYPAATSMPVMIDKSLAEEYQDGDEIIYWQN is encoded by the coding sequence ATGAAGCGCTGGCAGAAAATAACGGGCAGCATTGTTCTGGTTCTGGCCATGGTCGCAGGGCTTGCCTATATTTTTCGAACTGATTTGATCCTTTGGGGCGTCAAGAACCGTGACCAGCCAGAGATAAATACCCAAACGCCGAGCATTAACTGGCAGCAAGGGCCGAATATCGCTGCCGTGGCAGCCGATCAAAGGCCTCCCAATGTTGTCCTGATCCTTGCCGATGATCTTGGCATAAATGATATATCTCTTTATGGCGGCGGCGTAGCGGGCGGTCTGGTGCCAACGCCTAATATCGACCGTATTGCCAAGGAAGGTGTGAATTTTACGCAAGGCTATGCTGGTAACGCGACTTGCTCGCCGTCACGCGGGATGTTGATGACCGGGCGGTATCCGACACATACCGGATTTGAATTTACACCTACGCCGGCCAGCATGGGGCGCGTGGTCAATTCGGTTTCCGGTGACATCCGACCGGATATGCCTTCCGGAAGTCTTGATGCCGATGCAGCGGCCCAGCGCCCGTCTTACGAAGAACAGGGGCTGCCATCTGAAGAAATTACCGTCGCAGAAATGCTGAAAAACAAGGGTTATCACAGCATCCATATCGGCAAATGGCATATGGGAAGCAGCGAAAAACTAGATGCTAGATCGCAAGGTTTCGATGAAAGCTTGCTCATGAACGAGGGGCTTTATTTGCCCGAGGATAGCCCTGATGTCGTCAATGCCAAGGTCGAATTTGACCCTATCGATCGCTTCCTTTGGGCCTCGCAGCGTTTTGCAGGTTCATTCAATCGCTCCGAATTGTTCCAGCCTGGAGGGTATCTAACCGATTGGTGGACGCAAGAATCGCTTGAGGCCATTGAGGCAAACCGTAACCGGCCATTCTTTCTCTATATGGGCCACTGGGCCCCGCATACCCCGCTTCAAGCGACGCGTGCCGATTACGAAGCGGTTGGCGATATCAAGCCGCATCGTTTGCGCGTCTATGCGGCGATGATCCGGGCGCTTGACCGCAGTGTAGGGCAAGTGCTCGACAAGCTCGAGGCCGAAGGGTTAGCGGACAATACAATAGTGATTTTTACCAGCGACAATGGCGGAGCAGGCTATATCGGGTTGCCTGAAGTAAACGCGCCCTATCGCGGTTGGAAACTGTCTTTGTTTGAAGGCGGAGTGCGCGTGCCGATGATGATCCGCTGGCCAGCAGGTTTGCCCAGCGGGCGCGAAATATCAAAACCCGTGACACATATTGATCTTTTCACGACCATTGCGGCCGCGACCGGCGTGTCTCTACCGGACCGTGAGATTGACGGCGTAAATTTGCTTCCGATAGCGCGCGGTACCGGCCCTATCGACAGGCCGGATAATGCGATTTTCTGGCAAAGCGGGAAATATCAGGCGGTGCGAGCAGGAGACTGGAAATTCCAGACCGACCAAAGGCAGGGCAAAAAATGGCTGTTCAATCTGGCAGATGATCCCACCGAACAGAAAAATCTGATCAAACAGGAACCGGCTGTGGCCAAGCGCTTACAAGGATTGCTGGTGAAGCATTTGAAAGATCGTAAATTGCTATATCCCGCCGCAACATCGATGCCGGTAATGATCGATAAATCGCTGGCTGAAGAATATCAGGATGGCGACGAAATTATCTACTGGCAGAATTAG
- a CDS encoding DsbA family protein: MLEPDKNPNPRLMVDPPGWLRHLMRRQFDSVSDLKHVNKRRAKAEKKRQRSGDPHVVEYFHQLDDPYSHLTAQVLAIFAERYDVVIKPHLIRASGGKNQPEAEKLAAWARRDAELIAPYYGLEFPHEAPVQPNIGSQMASALSLSNKSDEKFTAALFDESTELWSGKTKIGLGGSTMDEILKKGSERLAELGHYSGATFYYAGEWYWGVDRLFHLEQRLRDLGVCEAPDLPFICPRPDINVSGVDASGLTLDFYPSLNSPYTSIIYDCTIALKNECGIRFNHKPVLPMIMRGVPATRAKGMYIMFDTWREGQFLGVNFGPVMTPIGEPTRLAYSLFPWAMKQGKDEALMSSLLHHAFSQGLPLHTTKGLKQAVEAAGLDWDQASKYLGSDEWKPMVERHQDEMVDGLGLWGVPSYKLSGPDREPDLAVWGQDRLWLISAEIRRRAAALRT, encoded by the coding sequence ATGCTGGAGCCTGACAAAAATCCCAATCCCCGTCTGATGGTCGATCCGCCGGGCTGGCTGCGTCACCTGATGCGGCGGCAGTTTGATAGCGTCTCTGACCTCAAGCATGTCAACAAACGCCGCGCGAAAGCGGAAAAGAAGCGGCAGCGTAGCGGTGATCCGCATGTGGTGGAATATTTCCACCAGCTGGATGACCCCTATTCGCATTTGACCGCACAAGTGCTGGCGATCTTTGCGGAGCGCTATGACGTCGTGATCAAGCCGCATCTGATCCGCGCATCTGGCGGCAAGAACCAGCCGGAAGCGGAGAAACTCGCGGCATGGGCACGGCGTGATGCGGAATTGATTGCGCCCTATTATGGATTAGAGTTCCCCCACGAAGCGCCGGTTCAGCCGAATATCGGTAGTCAAATGGCAAGTGCCCTGTCGTTGTCCAACAAATCAGATGAAAAATTTACAGCCGCGCTGTTCGATGAAAGCACAGAGCTGTGGAGTGGAAAGACCAAGATTGGCCTTGGCGGTTCTACAATGGATGAGATTTTGAAGAAGGGTAGTGAGCGCCTCGCTGAACTCGGGCATTATTCCGGTGCGACATTCTATTATGCAGGTGAATGGTATTGGGGCGTGGACCGGTTGTTCCATCTGGAACAACGCCTGCGCGATCTGGGTGTTTGCGAAGCCCCCGATCTGCCTTTCATCTGCCCGCGCCCCGATATTAATGTCAGCGGCGTGGATGCCAGCGGATTGACGCTCGATTTCTATCCCTCGCTCAACTCGCCTTACACCTCGATCATCTATGACTGCACGATAGCGCTCAAAAACGAATGCGGCATCCGGTTCAATCACAAACCCGTCCTGCCGATGATTATGCGCGGTGTACCTGCGACCCGCGCCAAGGGCATGTACATCATGTTTGATACCTGGCGCGAAGGGCAATTTCTGGGGGTGAATTTTGGTCCGGTGATGACACCGATTGGCGAGCCAACCAGGCTTGCTTACTCGCTGTTTCCCTGGGCGATGAAACAGGGCAAGGATGAAGCATTGATGTCATCCCTGCTGCATCATGCCTTTTCACAAGGCCTGCCATTGCACACCACAAAAGGGTTGAAGCAAGCTGTCGAAGCGGCGGGCCTAGATTGGGATCAAGCATCAAAATATCTCGGCAGCGATGAGTGGAAACCAATGGTGGAACGTCATCAGGATGAAATGGTTGATGGCCTGGGGCTTTGGGGTGTGCCGAGTTATAAGTTAAGCGGTCCAGATCGCGAGCCTGATCTGGCCGTATGGGGGCAGGACAGGCTGTGGCTGATCTCCGCCGAAATCCGGAGGCGCGCTGCAGCACTTAGAACTTGA
- a CDS encoding haloalkane dehalogenase: MKVLRTPDSCFENLAGYDFEPHYSEITAADGTTLRLHYLDEGPRDGEIILCMHGQPSWSYLYRKMIPILTGAGFRVIAPDLIGFGKSDKPSHIDDYAYQGHVDWMNQWFRAMDISDVTLMCQDWGGLIGLRVVADNVDRFARLVIANTGLPSSAMISEEMSEMMGNLYQSIPVPDAAMVREQFESGSPGAFMFWVKYAAESPEFSVGEVFNLLSGIDDQAILDGYTAPHPDETYSAAARKFPSCVPFMPHHKPDREANDRAWDVLEKFEGPVLTAFSDGDPVTKGGETQFQERIPGAKGVDHVTIKGGGHFLQEDQPEQLSKAIINFMKS, translated from the coding sequence ATGAAAGTCTTGCGCACTCCCGATAGCTGTTTTGAAAATCTTGCCGGCTACGATTTTGAACCTCATTATTCTGAAATTACCGCTGCCGATGGCACCACATTGCGGCTGCATTATCTCGACGAAGGGCCGCGAGATGGTGAGATTATCCTGTGCATGCACGGGCAGCCTTCATGGTCCTATCTGTACCGGAAAATGATCCCGATCCTGACCGGTGCTGGTTTCCGGGTAATCGCACCGGACCTGATCGGCTTTGGCAAGTCGGACAAACCATCACATATCGATGATTATGCTTATCAAGGCCATGTTGACTGGATGAACCAGTGGTTCCGGGCGATGGATATTTCGGACGTGACCCTGATGTGTCAAGACTGGGGCGGCCTCATCGGGCTGCGCGTGGTGGCTGATAATGTCGATCGATTTGCCAGGCTGGTCATTGCCAATACCGGATTGCCGTCTTCCGCGATGATCAGCGAAGAAATGTCGGAGATGATGGGCAATCTCTATCAATCTATTCCGGTGCCGGACGCCGCAATGGTACGCGAACAGTTTGAAAGTGGCTCGCCCGGCGCGTTTATGTTCTGGGTCAAATATGCGGCAGAAAGCCCCGAATTTTCAGTTGGCGAGGTATTTAATCTGCTCTCCGGCATAGACGATCAAGCGATCCTAGACGGCTATACCGCGCCGCATCCGGACGAAACCTATAGTGCCGCGGCCCGAAAATTCCCCTCCTGCGTCCCGTTCATGCCGCATCATAAACCCGACCGCGAAGCCAATGACCGGGCGTGGGACGTGCTGGAAAAATTCGAGGGGCCTGTGCTGACAGCTTTCAGCGATGGCGACCCCGTGACCAAGGGCGGTGAAACCCAATTTCAGGAACGGATCCCCGGCGCGAAAGGCGTCGATCATGTTACCATCAAAGGCGGTGGCCATTTTCTTCAGGAAGACCAACCCGAACAGCTTTCCAAAGCCATTATCAACTTTATGAAGTCATAG
- a CDS encoding DUF1330 domain-containing protein yields the protein MKVFNQVNPSPELMQEFFGGEEDGAFVMVNLLKFKDKAEYADGRDTDLSGAEAYALYGAAVVERLAAVGAKPRYSGPVTGLMLGEVEENWDMVALAEYPSLEAMKTMIMSPEYQKIAVHRVAGLEGQLNIKTKPGSL from the coding sequence ATGAAAGTTTTCAATCAGGTCAACCCCTCGCCAGAACTTATGCAGGAATTTTTCGGCGGTGAAGAAGATGGTGCGTTCGTCATGGTCAACCTGCTCAAATTCAAGGACAAAGCTGAATATGCCGATGGCCGCGACACCGATCTTAGCGGGGCAGAAGCCTATGCTCTATATGGAGCTGCTGTGGTGGAACGCCTTGCGGCCGTTGGTGCAAAGCCGCGTTATAGCGGACCGGTCACCGGATTGATGCTGGGCGAGGTTGAGGAAAATTGGGATATGGTTGCGCTGGCAGAATATCCGTCGCTGGAAGCTATGAAGACCATGATCATGTCGCCCGAATATCAGAAGATTGCGGTTCACCGCGTAGCGGGCCTTGAAGGTCAGCTGAATATCAAGACTAAGCCAGGATCTCTCTAG
- a CDS encoding MBL fold metallo-hydrolase — MFRKISLVFGILMLVAVASVFLFQKQIGLSLFQRGLDARIGTDNLAGLEDGLHVGLCGTGSPLPNPDRAGPCNIVIAGDQMFIVDIGEGGARNLNLMAIPAPDVEGVLLTHFHSDHIDGMGPLMLAYWVQGASTAPLPVHGPTGVEAIVEGFNAAYTTDNSYRTAHHGEKIAPSTGGGVEARPFEMTGSTVVILEKSGLKITAFKVDHDPVAPAVGYRFDYKDRSVCISGDTAKSDNLERVCKGVDLLVHEALASHMVKQMTGALEKRGLENAAIITKDILDYHATPAEAAESAQAAGVKQLVLSHLVPPLPSAYLYPAFLADAPEKFDGEITVGEDRMLFSLPANKTNIEQTQLK; from the coding sequence ATGTTTAGAAAGATAAGTCTGGTTTTCGGTATTCTCATGCTCGTCGCGGTTGCATCTGTTTTCCTGTTCCAGAAACAAATCGGGCTGAGCCTGTTTCAGCGCGGACTGGATGCACGTATCGGCACGGACAATCTGGCCGGACTGGAAGATGGTCTGCATGTCGGTCTGTGCGGTACCGGGTCACCGTTGCCCAATCCGGATCGCGCCGGGCCTTGTAATATCGTGATTGCGGGTGACCAGATGTTTATCGTGGATATCGGCGAAGGCGGCGCTCGCAATCTTAATCTGATGGCGATTCCAGCTCCCGACGTGGAGGGCGTGTTGCTTACCCATTTCCATTCCGATCATATTGACGGCATGGGGCCGTTGATGCTGGCCTACTGGGTTCAGGGTGCATCGACGGCACCTCTTCCAGTACATGGCCCGACGGGTGTTGAAGCAATTGTGGAAGGCTTCAACGCTGCCTACACAACCGATAACAGCTACCGCACCGCTCATCATGGTGAGAAAATTGCTCCATCAACAGGCGGCGGCGTGGAAGCGCGTCCTTTTGAGATGACCGGCAGTACCGTGGTTATACTGGAAAAGAGCGGTCTCAAAATCACCGCTTTCAAGGTTGATCATGATCCGGTCGCACCCGCCGTCGGTTATCGGTTTGACTATAAAGATCGTTCTGTCTGCATCAGCGGGGACACAGCCAAATCTGATAATCTGGAACGCGTCTGCAAAGGAGTTGATCTGTTGGTCCATGAAGCGCTGGCGTCTCATATGGTCAAGCAGATGACGGGAGCATTGGAAAAGCGTGGATTGGAAAATGCTGCAATCATAACAAAGGACATATTGGACTACCATGCTACACCCGCTGAGGCGGCGGAATCAGCGCAGGCGGCGGGCGTGAAACAGCTGGTACTCAGCCATTTGGTCCCTCCCCTGCCAAGCGCTTATCTCTATCCCGCCTTTCTGGCAGATGCGCCGGAGAAATTTGACGGAGAAATTACCGTTGGTGAAGATCGTATGCTGTTCAGCCTGCCAGCAAACAAAACCAATATCGAACAGACACAGCTGAAATAG
- a CDS encoding glutathione S-transferase N-terminal domain-containing protein — MYTIHGALGSPYSMKMRALMRYRRITHAWSHGSHVQQLAAEKSLPPVIPVIEYPDGSFKNDSTPVLYDLEERHKERGVVPPDPAQAFIAHLLEDFGDEWLTKAMFGYRWLEEVDQIQMSRWLSFDALKGGNLKTSQSMAKIFRERQVGRMGMVGCTRENFPLIEDSTRRVMKALEDHVVNEHYLFGSRPSLAEISIYGQFSQLGVDPTAQAMMRADFPYTFRWLLHVDDMSGIEGEWDDANAPIKPVALKLLAEFGRVYVPFLLANEAAMEAGEETFSMEVDGLPYSQGTFKYQLKCLRELRYRYSKLDADARAKVDPILDENNYLEFLQ; from the coding sequence ATGTACACAATTCACGGCGCACTCGGTTCTCCTTATTCGATGAAAATGCGGGCGTTGATGCGCTATCGCCGGATCACGCATGCCTGGAGCCATGGCAGTCACGTGCAGCAATTGGCGGCGGAGAAATCGCTCCCACCGGTCATTCCGGTTATCGAATATCCCGATGGCAGCTTCAAAAATGACAGCACGCCCGTGCTTTATGATCTGGAAGAGCGCCACAAGGAACGCGGCGTTGTGCCACCCGATCCTGCACAGGCGTTTATTGCACATTTGCTGGAGGATTTTGGCGATGAGTGGTTGACCAAAGCGATGTTTGGCTATCGCTGGCTAGAGGAAGTGGACCAAATCCAGATGAGCCGCTGGCTATCCTTTGACGCTTTGAAAGGCGGCAATTTGAAAACGAGCCAAAGCATGGCAAAGATTTTCCGCGAGCGGCAGGTAGGCCGGATGGGAATGGTCGGCTGTACGCGCGAAAATTTCCCGTTGATCGAAGACTCCACCCGCAGGGTTATGAAGGCGCTCGAAGACCATGTGGTGAACGAACATTACCTGTTTGGTTCGCGGCCTTCTTTGGCCGAAATCAGCATTTATGGACAGTTTTCCCAATTGGGTGTCGATCCGACAGCGCAAGCGATGATGCGCGCCGATTTTCCCTATACATTTCGTTGGTTACTCCATGTCGATGATATGTCGGGGATCGAGGGTGAATGGGATGATGCCAATGCACCGATCAAACCCGTCGCCTTAAAACTGTTGGCAGAGTTTGGCCGTGTCTATGTGCCGTTCCTTCTTGCCAATGAGGCAGCGATGGAAGCAGGCGAAGAAACGTTCAGCATGGAGGTTGACGGGCTTCCTTACTCACAAGGCACATTCAAATATCAGCTCAAATGCCTGAGAGAATTGCGTTATCGATACAGCAAGCTGGACGCCGATGCGCGGGCGAAGGTTGATCCGATATTGGATGAAAATAACTATTTGGAATTCTTGCAATGA